DNA from Podospora pseudopauciseta strain CBS 411.78 chromosome 5 map unlocalized CBS411.78m_5, whole genome shotgun sequence:
AATTCCCGATTCTCTCCGTTTGCTCATTTCCTGGACGCCGGGAGCCTTTGGCCGCTCCGTCATTCGATGGTGGGGCCGGGCTTTGAGCGGGGTTCAAGAACCACGCCCAAATCCCCGGGAGACTGCTCCAACTGCGTCTAGGATATGGACGATGGACGACGACACGCGATAGTTTTGGCAGAGATGCTGATGTCTTGATTTTACAGCGACCCGCCCTCTTCCTGCTCTGCTGGCCCAGCTGGCGACGATCTTGTAGGCATACCCCGCTATCTCCTGTTTGCACGCCGTGTTCGATGACGCGAAGAGCGCGTGaccgccatcaccacgtTCGGAATCATCTGTGAGCCAACTGCTAACATGGCAAATCAACAGTTCCAATGGCAGGCCACCATCATGGGTCCTGTAAGTTGCTTCCCCTTTCCTGTTCAAGCGCTGGAGACAAGAACACGAGGCTTGGCCTTGGCGCTGTGAACAGCTGCGATAGGTCGCAATGTGCTAACCGGAGACAACAGAGCGACTCGCCATACACCGGGGGTGTTTTCTTCCTTCAGATTCAGTTCCCTACAGACTACCCTTTCAAGCCTCCCAAGGTTCAGTTCACAACCAGAATCTaccaccccaacatcaaTGCGAACGGCAGCATCTGCTTAGACATTCTCCGTGACCAGTGGAGCCCGGCCTTGACGATCTCGAAGGGTATGTGTTTTGACGCACTTGACAGACATACTTGGACCTGTATACTGACTCTATCACAGTGTTGCTTTCAATCTGCTCCATGCTGACGGATCCCAACCCCGACGACCCGCTTGTGCCCGAGATCGCCCACGTCTACAAGACGGACCGTGCGAAATACGAACAGACAGCTCGGGAGTGGACCAGGAAGTATGCCGTTTAAGGAGGTAGTTGAATTTGTTAATGCGGGCGAGGTGGATGGTTGACTCGGTTAGTCCCGGGAAATCTTGGCCGGCAGCCTCAACATTTCTACCCTGGCTGTATAGCGCGAGCAAACGACGAATACTCTCTGGTGTTTGGTGAGCGTGCGAGCTGGCGATGGATGCTGGAAGAGTCATCTAAACTGGACGGTCGGCTAGGGATGGAGCGGGAGAGGTAGATGCGCAAGAATCAACAACTATTTCACTGCATCATCAGCTATTACTACACTCTGGGGAGCGGTTCTTGGGATTTTTTTCGGGATGCATTTGTCTTTGACTACCCCTCACAtgttctctttttctttctttctttcttagGAACACAGTTGTGTCACGTATTTCTCCAAATTGCTATTAGACACACGGGACGCGGCAAGCGAATTTGATCAGTGGTGTTTTTTTCAAGGTGATTGTGAGGTTGATTCCATGACCACTGTGACATGTCCGAGTTTGGGAGGCAAACCGCTGTCAGGGAAATAGCCGAATGCATGCCCCCGGGCCAAGCCGGGACTTGCTCCGAGGGAGCGGTTCCGGGTTTGTCTTGTGATAACATGATTTGTGACATGATTTTGATAGGGAATATTTGATGATGGAACATTTACGATCTGAATTTACGAAGGATCAAAACTCGGGTTACGGGTTTTGTGAGTAGGCCGGAGAGGGGCACTCTCCATCCTATTTCTAGAGGGAGAACACATGAAGGAACAGTAAGCTGCTTATGAGGGGAGGCGAAGATGGGACaagaaggggtggaggagcatTTGGGTATGTTCAGAGGTGGGAAGATcttgggttgggtgggttgatTTGGGTGGGGGGCTCGGGGAGACAcgtgttgttggtggcttCTGGCTTCTGGCTTCTGGCTTCCGGGGAAGGGCGGAGGCACGGAAGGGGGGCTgagttgagggtggtggtggcctgTATGATGGGCTCTTTTGTGTGATGGGAGCGGATCTTGTCctcaggtggtggtgggcttgtGTAGATGGCCGGTTGGTGGTCATACTGTCGATCCGAGGGgatgggagtggtgggtggtgggtggttaGAGGTCTGGTCTGGTCTGGTTTGATAGAATGGGTCGGAGGTCGGTGTTCAAAGGGTTGGTTTGCCCGATGGTTGATTACGAAATATCGTCAGATGGTAAAAcaggaaagggggaagagggaggttatgttttgttgttgtgtttgtgtgtAAGCCGAGGTCTAGATGCAAGTTTGGGATTTACCTCAGGGATGGTGCAGTTCAGGTAGTGGTGCAGGGCGAGAGATAAAGATAGGTAGCAAGTAGAGGAGATATAGGAAGACGACGTGGGTATGAAACTTTGAGATGAACGGGAGAGGTGCATGCGTTTTGATGCGTGATGTGCGTCAGGGTTTGAGTGGTAGGTAGGGCGGTTATGTATGCATGTTCGGCAGATCGAGACGGGAGTTTTCTTTGGGGAGGCTTGAAGTGGAATAataagggtggtggtggtgatggtggtaggtgaggatgaggtgaggCATAGGATGAAGCAGAGGATGAAGTTGTTTGTAGATGCTACTGGCTGATATCTCCCCTCTGGATGTAGGATGTACGTAAAATACCATATCTACACGTGTGCCGTGACTGATTGTATGCAATATCTGCGCCGACATCCGACTGGGCGTGAGACTTCAGATTTTCTGGGCAATCGTTGACATCGTGAACTAGACACTGACATCACCTTTTACCGCCGCTGAGTCAACGAACGGCAGGTAAGCATACATCCAGCCCGGAGGCTTGGGATTACACTTGGCGGCACTCGTGGGCTCAAATTATCAAAATGGTCTGATTTCTGCAGAAGGAATCGGCGGGGCATTGAGGCATTGCtttgcttttctctttttctgtgGCGAGACGCACTGGTTGGTCCCGAAACTGAATCGTCGCTTGCGTATCAG
Protein-coding regions in this window:
- the UBC4 gene encoding Ubiquitin-conjugating enzyme E2 4 (EggNog:ENOG503NWPW; COG:O), producing MALKRINKELADLGRDPPSSCSAGPAGDDLFQWQATIMGPSDSPYTGGVFFLQIQFPTDYPFKPPKVQFTTRIYHPNINANGSICLDILRDQWSPALTISKVLLSICSMLTDPNPDDPLVPEIAHVYKTDRAKYEQTAREWTRKYAV